In Flavobacteriales bacterium, one genomic interval encodes:
- the crtI gene encoding phytoene desaturase: MKKAIIIGSGIAGLSASIRLAKAGYAVEIFERSSVAGGKLGEKQLGSYRFDTGPSLFTMPHYVEELFDLCGVPMQDYFSYEKVNESCRYFWDDGKEISADADRVSFAAACEKEFGVPSTHILKYLDQSQQSFELTRSVFLEQSLHRVKNYFRKSVLRGVLHLPQLHLFSSMHRVNEKKIKEPHLVQLFDRFATYNGSDPYRAPGVLTMIPHLEHNVGTFFPKGGMISIPRALVQLAIRCGVKFHLDTEVDRIRVEKGIARGVESGATFFPADVVISNMDVIPTYRRLLAQEPAPEKTLAQERSSSALIFYWGIGREFPQLGLHNIFFANDYRREFELLFQEKSVSEDPTVYVHISSKYNPHDAPAGKEAWFVLVNVPGNKGQNWDELIPVIRKNCLKKLSARLGVDIASLIEEEDVLDPRSIESRTSSFQGSLYGAASNNRNAAFLRHPNFSRRIPNLYFCGGSVHPGGGIPLCLLSGKITADLIHQDHLQ, translated from the coding sequence TTGAAAAAAGCAATTATTATAGGCTCCGGAATTGCCGGATTATCGGCTTCCATTCGTTTGGCAAAAGCGGGTTATGCGGTAGAAATTTTTGAACGTTCATCCGTAGCTGGTGGTAAGCTTGGCGAAAAACAACTGGGATCGTACCGCTTCGATACGGGCCCCTCTTTATTTACCATGCCACATTATGTGGAAGAGCTTTTTGACTTGTGCGGGGTGCCCATGCAGGACTATTTTTCCTATGAAAAAGTGAACGAGAGTTGTCGCTATTTCTGGGACGACGGCAAAGAAATTTCTGCAGATGCGGATCGCGTTTCATTTGCGGCTGCTTGTGAAAAAGAGTTTGGTGTACCATCAACACACATCTTAAAGTACCTGGATCAGTCGCAACAATCCTTCGAACTAACGCGATCTGTTTTTTTGGAACAATCGCTTCACCGGGTGAAAAACTATTTCAGAAAATCCGTTCTCCGCGGAGTGCTGCATCTGCCGCAATTGCATTTGTTCAGCAGTATGCACCGGGTGAATGAAAAAAAAATAAAAGAACCACATCTGGTGCAATTGTTCGATCGTTTTGCCACCTACAACGGAAGCGATCCCTATCGGGCACCGGGGGTGTTGACGATGATTCCCCATTTGGAGCATAATGTGGGGACATTTTTTCCGAAGGGCGGCATGATTTCCATTCCGCGTGCATTGGTGCAATTAGCTATTCGTTGCGGTGTAAAATTTCATTTGGATACGGAGGTGGATCGTATTCGTGTAGAAAAGGGAATTGCTCGTGGAGTTGAATCGGGTGCTACTTTTTTTCCAGCCGATGTGGTGATTAGTAATATGGATGTGATACCCACCTATCGCCGTTTGTTGGCTCAGGAACCAGCTCCGGAAAAAACACTGGCGCAGGAACGATCGAGTTCAGCATTGATTTTTTATTGGGGAATTGGTCGCGAATTTCCGCAACTCGGATTGCATAATATTTTTTTCGCCAACGATTACCGGCGCGAATTCGAATTGTTGTTTCAGGAAAAAAGCGTTAGCGAAGATCCTACGGTTTATGTCCACATCTCTTCGAAATACAATCCGCACGATGCCCCTGCAGGAAAAGAGGCCTGGTTTGTATTGGTAAATGTTCCCGGTAATAAAGGGCAGAATTGGGATGAACTTATTCCCGTGATCCGGAAAAATTGTTTAAAAAAATTATCTGCACGATTGGGTGTCGACATTGCATCGCTGATTGAGGAAGAAGATGTACTTGATCCGAGAAGTATAGAATCGCGCACCTCTTCCTTTCAGGGATCGCTGTATGGAGCCGCATCCAACAACCGCAACGCCGCATTTTTACGTCACCCCAATTTTTCGCGTCGCATTCCGAATCTTTATTTTTGCGGAGGCAGTGTTCACCCCGGTGGCGGAATTCCACTCTGTTTACTCTCGGGAAAAATCACGGCCGATTTAATTCATCAAGATCATTTGCAATGA
- a CDS encoding carotenoid biosynthesis protein: MKLSWQAYRLPISIFMLLLFYAVGFWGFSGTDPMKFARLTWLHLLVTCFFVFFPVKNITRGEWMAMAGIAVLGYVVEVVGVLTAALFGDYHYGANLGYKMYDVPLVISINWLVMVYVSYSAAALFFSHPLLIALLGAGIMTGMDFFIEPVAVKLDYWQWKDGIIPLQNYIAWFSFGFVFHLVMAKTFRPQNNPAAWLLLIMQLIFFIYLNRIL; the protein is encoded by the coding sequence ATGAAACTATCCTGGCAAGCCTACCGATTACCCATTTCCATCTTTATGCTGCTGCTGTTTTATGCCGTAGGATTTTGGGGCTTCAGCGGAACAGATCCGATGAAATTTGCGCGCTTAACCTGGCTTCATTTATTGGTGACCTGTTTTTTTGTTTTTTTTCCGGTTAAAAACATCACCCGTGGTGAATGGATGGCCATGGCAGGCATCGCTGTTTTGGGTTATGTGGTAGAAGTGGTGGGTGTACTTACCGCAGCCTTGTTTGGCGATTATCACTACGGTGCCAATTTAGGATACAAAATGTATGATGTCCCCCTGGTGATCAGCATCAACTGGCTGGTGATGGTGTATGTGAGTTACAGCGCTGCAGCATTGTTTTTTTCGCATCCACTGCTCATAGCACTGCTGGGAGCGGGGATCATGACGGGAATGGATTTTTTCATTGAGCCGGTGGCGGTAAAACTCGATTACTGGCAATGGAAAGACGGAATAATTCCATTACAAAATTACATCGCATGGTTTAGTTTCGGATTTGTTTTTCACTTGGTGATGGCCAAGACCTTTCGTCCGCAGAACAATCCCGCAGCCTGGTTGTTGTTAATCATGCAACTGATCTTTTTTATTTATCTTAACCGAATACTCTGA
- a CDS encoding glycosyltransferase family 4 protein, producing MTPTQPSMSVLVLCMHYPGRAPNQRFRIEQYADYLAQQGVQLEFSYLLNEKEDRIFYSPGHFFKKLGIVWRSLQKRKADVRRAKQFDAVLIIRESLFVGPAFIEKRLKKTGVPLYYDFDDAIWRLDVSRSNRWFGFLKFPAKTSSIIRLADVVIAGNQYLADYALQFNSAVKIIPTTVDTDSFTPAEKKQDSITIGWSGSLTTTKHFDTAVPVLLRLKEKYGDRLSFKLIGNSAYYNKTLNLQGEAWSAATEVEELRKIDIGIMPLPDDEWSKGKCGLKGLVYMSLGIPAVMSPVGVNREIIRHGENGCLAAGPEEWFASLCELIENEELRKKMGEEGRKTVVEKFSVASQRAHYLQLFRPKP from the coding sequence TTGACTCCCACCCAACCTTCAATGTCCGTTTTGGTGTTGTGCATGCATTATCCCGGCAGAGCACCCAATCAGCGTTTTCGCATTGAGCAGTATGCGGATTATTTAGCGCAACAGGGTGTACAGCTCGAATTTTCGTATTTGCTCAATGAAAAAGAAGACCGCATTTTCTATTCGCCGGGACACTTTTTCAAAAAATTAGGCATTGTTTGGCGCTCTTTACAAAAACGAAAAGCGGATGTACGCCGGGCAAAACAATTCGATGCGGTGTTAATTATCCGCGAATCGTTGTTTGTTGGTCCCGCCTTTATTGAAAAGCGCTTAAAGAAAACAGGCGTTCCCCTTTATTACGATTTCGATGATGCCATTTGGCGATTGGATGTTTCCCGTTCCAACCGTTGGTTTGGTTTTTTAAAATTTCCGGCCAAAACTTCTTCCATCATTCGTCTGGCAGATGTAGTGATTGCCGGTAATCAATACCTGGCCGATTATGCCTTGCAATTTAATTCCGCTGTAAAAATTATTCCCACCACGGTAGATACCGATAGTTTTACTCCTGCAGAAAAAAAACAGGATAGTATTACCATCGGCTGGAGTGGAAGTTTAACAACTACCAAACATTTCGACACTGCTGTTCCTGTTTTGCTTCGTTTAAAAGAAAAATATGGCGACCGCTTATCCTTTAAACTCATTGGCAACAGCGCCTATTACAACAAGACCTTGAATCTGCAGGGCGAGGCGTGGTCGGCCGCCACCGAAGTGGAGGAATTGCGCAAAATCGATATTGGCATTATGCCCTTGCCCGACGATGAATGGTCGAAAGGCAAATGTGGATTAAAAGGATTGGTGTACATGTCGCTCGGCATTCCCGCGGTGATGTCGCCCGTTGGTGTAAACCGCGAAATCATCCGCCATGGCGAAAACGGATGTTTGGCTGCCGGTCCGGAAGAATGGTTTGCATCACTTTGTGAACTGATTGAGAATGAAGAATTGCGAAAAAAAATGGGTGAAGAAGGCCGAAAAACGGTGGTAGAAAAATTCTCTGTTGCATCACAGCGTGCGCATTATCTTCAACTTTTCCGACCGAAACCGTAA
- the gcvT gene encoding glycine cleavage system aminomethyltransferase GcvT, whose product MKNTALSQKHISLGAKMVPFAGYNMPVSYSGLNDEHATVREAVGMFDVSHMGEFILKGPDALDLIQRVTSNDASVLTDGKAQYSCLPNDKGGIVDDLLVYKVADQHYMLVVNASNIEKDWNWISKHNTKGVQMENISDATSLLAIQGPKALATLQKLTAVNLSEIPYYAFRVGTFNGVENVVISNTGYTGAGGFELYFPNEVAEKMWDGIMEAGKEFGIKPIGLGARDTLRLEMGFCLYGNDIDDTTSPIEAGLGWITKFTKEFTNSKAIAEHKEKGVSRKLVGFEMIDRGIPRHDYEIVDAAGNVIGKVTSGTQAPTLQKGIGMGYVKTEFSKADSEIFVKVRDKALKAKVVKIPFLKK is encoded by the coding sequence ATGAAAAACACTGCGCTCTCGCAAAAACACATCAGCCTTGGCGCTAAAATGGTTCCCTTTGCCGGTTACAATATGCCGGTTTCGTATTCGGGACTGAACGATGAACACGCTACGGTTCGTGAAGCAGTGGGTATGTTTGATGTTTCGCACATGGGTGAATTCATTTTGAAGGGTCCGGATGCACTGGATCTCATTCAGCGTGTCACCTCCAATGATGCATCGGTGTTAACGGACGGTAAAGCACAATATTCCTGTTTACCGAATGACAAAGGCGGAATTGTGGATGATTTACTGGTGTATAAAGTTGCCGATCAGCATTACATGTTGGTGGTAAATGCATCGAATATTGAAAAAGACTGGAACTGGATCAGCAAGCACAACACCAAAGGCGTGCAAATGGAAAACATCAGCGATGCAACTTCACTGCTGGCGATTCAGGGTCCCAAAGCCTTGGCCACTTTACAAAAACTTACCGCTGTAAATCTTTCTGAAATTCCATACTACGCATTTCGTGTTGGAACATTTAACGGCGTAGAAAATGTAGTGATTTCGAATACCGGATATACCGGTGCGGGTGGATTTGAATTGTATTTTCCGAATGAAGTTGCCGAAAAAATGTGGGATGGAATTATGGAAGCAGGAAAAGAATTCGGCATTAAACCGATCGGACTCGGCGCGCGCGATACCTTGCGTTTGGAGATGGGATTCTGCTTATACGGAAACGATATCGACGATACCACTTCTCCCATTGAAGCGGGATTGGGATGGATTACGAAATTCACCAAAGAATTTACCAATAGCAAAGCGATAGCCGAACACAAAGAAAAAGGCGTGAGCCGCAAACTGGTTGGATTCGAAATGATCGACCGTGGAATTCCCCGTCACGATTACGAAATTGTAGATGCAGCAGGAAATGTAATTGGTAAAGTGACTTCCGGAACGCAGGCTCCTACCTTGCAAAAAGGAATTGGAATGGGTTATGTGAAAACTGAATTTTCGAAAGCGGATTCTGAAATTTTCGTAAAAGTGCGCGACAAAGCACTGAAGGCGAAAGTGGTTAAAATTCCTTTCCTGAAAAAATAA
- a CDS encoding cold shock domain-containing protein, with the protein MPTGTVKFYNRKNKFGFIRVDDTGAEIYVRQSGVIDPINEGDRVEFEMEDHPKGPIAIKVKKIQA; encoded by the coding sequence ATGCCTACAGGAACAGTTAAATTTTATAACCGCAAGAATAAGTTTGGTTTCATCCGGGTGGATGACACCGGAGCGGAGATTTATGTACGACAAAGCGGCGTTATTGACCCGATTAATGAGGGCGACCGCGTAGAATTTGAAATGGAAGACCACCCGAAAGGCCCCATTGCCATTAAGGTGAAAAAAATTCAGGCCTGA